In Natrinema sp. SYSU A 869, the following proteins share a genomic window:
- a CDS encoding 3-hydroxyacyl-CoA dehydrogenase family protein, which translates to MELVEVIMTEHTPESVADTAESLIESFGKTPIRCKMDISSFIVNWLMRPYGEGPAWMAYRGEHSFEEIDSAMKYKKGFPMGPFELADFTGGIQIRVEGEQDHLEDDCPMSYDTEVCPLLHQLYEKERYGRKADAGFYEYDERDEPQISVDAGQEFDTLLVWAPIVNEAAKMVENDVASVEDIDTGARLGGNWPMGPSRRPTRSVPTSPSKN; encoded by the coding sequence ATGGAGCTCGTCGAGGTCATCATGACCGAACACACGCCAGAGAGCGTGGCCGACACCGCGGAGTCGCTCATCGAGTCGTTCGGGAAGACACCGATCCGCTGTAAGATGGACATCTCCTCGTTCATCGTCAACTGGCTCATGCGGCCCTACGGCGAGGGGCCCGCTTGGATGGCCTATCGAGGCGAACACTCCTTCGAAGAGATCGACTCCGCGATGAAATACAAGAAAGGATTCCCGATGGGACCGTTCGAACTCGCCGACTTCACGGGCGGCATCCAGATCCGCGTCGAGGGGGAGCAGGATCACCTCGAGGACGACTGCCCGATGTCCTACGACACGGAGGTCTGCCCGCTCCTCCACCAGCTCTACGAGAAGGAGCGGTACGGTCGGAAAGCCGACGCGGGGTTCTACGAATACGACGAGCGCGACGAACCGCAAATCTCAGTCGACGCCGGGCAGGAGTTCGACACGCTGTTGGTCTGGGCCCCGATCGTCAACGAGGCCGCCAAGATGGTCGAGAACGACGTCGCCAGCGTCGAGGATATCGACACCGGTGCCCGGCTGGGCGGTAACTGGCCGATGGGCCCCTCGAGAAGGCCGACGAGGTCGGTGCCGACATCGCCCTCGAAAAACTGA
- a CDS encoding VOC family protein — protein MVERACLGDHYVDHVVIGGSVLDELETAFADVGLVPEYGGEHEHDATHNSLIGFEDGSYIELIAATETGCPDRRTDFIRNDVGPCGWALETTGIESLAEQMRAREVPVAVTDRHERETPNGNQAAWLLAYLGDGEPGTSLPFVIENLTPRNRRITPGQSADQIGVTGIDAAVIGVESLGEASNRYRRAFGLSEPKRDRDEGLGAELAYFPGSAVILAAPLDSGWLDDRVSRYGDLPCCVLLAADQRAFDWFDPMTTTTWFDRRVGWLPIDLPEGRVGIVDG, from the coding sequence ATGGTCGAGCGAGCATGCTTAGGTGATCACTACGTCGATCATGTAGTGATCGGTGGATCGGTTCTGGACGAGCTGGAGACGGCGTTTGCCGATGTCGGCCTCGTACCCGAATACGGTGGCGAACACGAACACGACGCGACGCACAACTCTCTGATCGGGTTCGAGGACGGGTCCTACATCGAACTGATCGCAGCGACTGAGACCGGTTGCCCCGACAGGCGTACCGACTTCATCCGCAATGATGTAGGGCCGTGCGGATGGGCACTGGAAACGACCGGCATAGAATCTCTAGCCGAGCAGATGCGAGCGCGCGAGGTTCCGGTAGCGGTCACCGATCGTCACGAGCGCGAAACACCGAACGGGAACCAAGCGGCCTGGCTGCTCGCGTATCTCGGCGATGGCGAGCCCGGAACGTCGCTCCCGTTCGTCATCGAGAACCTCACCCCTCGAAATCGACGAATCACCCCAGGTCAAAGCGCGGACCAGATCGGTGTCACCGGAATCGATGCGGCCGTCATCGGAGTCGAGAGTCTCGGAGAGGCTTCTAACCGCTATCGACGCGCGTTCGGACTTTCCGAGCCGAAGCGAGACCGAGACGAGGGACTCGGGGCTGAACTCGCCTACTTCCCGGGTAGCGCGGTGATCCTGGCGGCGCCACTGGACAGCGGATGGCTAGACGACCGGGTCTCCCGGTACGGAGACTTACCATGTTGTGTCCTCCTCGCCGCCGACCAGCGGGCGTTCGACTGGTTCGATCCGATGACAACGACTACGTGGTTCGACCGCCGAGTCGGATGGCTCCCGATCGATCTCCCAGAGGGACGAGTGGGGATCGTCGACGGTTGA
- a CDS encoding 3-hydroxyacyl-CoA dehydrogenase NAD-binding domain-containing protein: MGIDDIETVAVIGAGQMGRGISAVAALAGYETAITDIDESQLEEAAEEIEWSYGKDDATEAETEAALDRLIFTTEFDDAVVDADFVTEAAVEQQSVTQDIFADLDETAPEDAILATNTTGLNITELAKSTDDPNGSSGRTGSIPRC, from the coding sequence GTGGGTATCGACGACATCGAAACCGTGGCAGTGATCGGTGCAGGACAGATGGGACGTGGAATCAGCGCCGTCGCAGCGCTGGCCGGCTACGAGACGGCGATCACCGACATCGACGAGTCGCAACTCGAGGAAGCGGCGGAGGAGATCGAGTGGTCCTACGGGAAGGACGACGCCACCGAGGCGGAGACGGAGGCGGCGCTCGACCGGCTCATCTTCACCACCGAGTTCGACGACGCCGTCGTCGACGCGGACTTCGTCACCGAAGCGGCAGTCGAACAGCAGTCGGTCACGCAGGACATCTTCGCGGATCTCGACGAGACGGCGCCCGAAGACGCCATCCTCGCGACGAACACCACTGGGCTCAACATCACCGAACTTGCCAAGTCGACCGACGACCCCAACGGGTCGTCGGGACGCACTGGTTCAATCCCCCGATGCTGA
- a CDS encoding D-2-hydroxyacid dehydrogenase has protein sequence MSPIDVLILSGMPSETPETTADLVEPIVDRHPDIDVTVAGNYSDGVDKIRTANAVIALHPTSDHLDNAERLEWMHTLSAGVDHFPLDRLQREDVVVTTASSANSNAVAEHTLSLMLAFERNLNHAIRNQERTEWQLQFSGELNGQTVGILGLGQIGRRVAELCTAFGMDVVGLKRDLSDVPDSVDEIYLPDELHTVLGKSDYVVIACPLTDETKGMISIKELSESMKRSAVLINVARGEIVEEQHVSVAVQRGYIAGAALDVFEEEPLPPDSPIWNTKDIIVTPHAGGTTDRFLQGCGVLFAKNYDHYSAGRLDEMRNRVI, from the coding sequence ATGTCACCAATAGACGTGCTAATCCTGTCAGGTATGCCCTCGGAGACACCAGAGACGACAGCGGATCTAGTCGAGCCGATCGTCGACCGGCACCCGGATATCGATGTGACAGTTGCGGGCAACTATTCAGACGGTGTCGACAAGATCAGGACGGCAAACGCGGTCATCGCTCTTCATCCAACGTCAGACCACCTCGACAACGCTGAGCGCTTGGAATGGATGCACACGCTCTCGGCCGGGGTCGATCATTTTCCACTCGATCGTCTTCAGCGCGAGGACGTCGTCGTGACGACTGCGTCGAGCGCCAACAGTAATGCAGTCGCTGAACACACCCTCAGTCTCATGCTCGCGTTCGAGCGCAATCTCAATCATGCGATTCGCAACCAAGAGCGGACGGAATGGCAGCTCCAGTTCAGCGGCGAACTTAACGGACAAACCGTCGGGATACTTGGACTGGGCCAGATCGGACGGCGAGTCGCAGAGCTCTGTACTGCGTTCGGGATGGATGTGGTCGGTCTAAAGCGCGATTTGAGCGACGTCCCCGATTCCGTCGACGAGATTTATCTGCCCGACGAATTGCATACTGTGCTCGGCAAATCGGACTACGTCGTTATCGCCTGTCCGCTGACTGACGAGACGAAGGGGATGATATCGATCAAGGAACTGTCGGAGTCGATGAAACGGTCGGCCGTCCTGATCAACGTCGCACGGGGGGAGATCGTGGAGGAGCAACACGTCTCGGTCGCGGTCCAGCGCGGCTATATCGCTGGTGCGGCGCTCGACGTGTTCGAGGAAGAGCCACTCCCGCCCGACTCGCCGATATGGAACACGAAAGACATAATCGTCACCCCTCACGCCGGTGGAACGACCGACCGGTTCCTCCAGGGGTGTGGTGTTCTGTTTGCAAAGAACTACGACCACTACTCAGCGGGCCGCCTCGACGAGATGCGAAACCGCGTCATCTAG
- a CDS encoding enoyl-CoA hydratase/isomerase family protein — translation MTVLEREPDGEILRLTLSRPEKLNALNERLLSELVEALREASGEYTVVVIEGAGDAFTAGADLDEDSVGTERIGLFQKVTRAARAFDGIVIGKLHGYAIGGGFELTFSFDLRYAQERTTFRLTESEIGVTVSNATSRLLPLLVGDGRAREIVFTGRPIEAAEAADIGLVSGVYSEGRLEEAVHDVAHDIVENKSRKALRYNKDLFNSAVTVDRALDYEELRNAKLREESDEFSQSSPD, via the coding sequence ATGACCGTTCTCGAGCGCGAACCGGATGGCGAGATCCTCCGACTGACCCTGTCCCGACCTGAGAAGCTCAACGCGTTGAACGAGAGGTTGCTCTCCGAACTCGTCGAAGCACTCCGCGAGGCGAGTGGGGAGTACACAGTTGTCGTCATCGAGGGAGCCGGTGACGCCTTCACCGCTGGCGCTGACCTCGATGAAGACTCGGTCGGAACGGAACGCATCGGACTGTTCCAAAAAGTCACGCGCGCCGCTCGAGCGTTCGACGGCATCGTCATCGGGAAACTCCACGGATACGCTATCGGCGGCGGGTTCGAACTCACGTTCTCGTTTGACCTGCGGTACGCCCAGGAGAGGACGACATTCCGACTCACCGAGTCAGAGATCGGCGTGACCGTCTCGAATGCGACGTCTCGCCTACTGCCGCTACTGGTCGGCGACGGTCGGGCTCGAGAAATCGTCTTTACGGGCCGTCCGATCGAGGCCGCTGAAGCCGCAGACATCGGACTCGTTTCGGGAGTGTACTCCGAGGGACGACTCGAGGAGGCGGTCCACGATGTCGCCCACGATATCGTCGAGAACAAATCCAGAAAAGCATTGCGCTACAATAAGGATCTCTTCAATAGCGCCGTCACGGTGGACCGCGCTCTGGACTACGAAGAACTGCGAAATGCCAAGCTACGCGAGGAATCCGACGAGTTCTCACAGAGTTCGCCGGACTAG